The following proteins are encoded in a genomic region of Thalassophryne amazonica chromosome 5, fThaAma1.1, whole genome shotgun sequence:
- the hps4 gene encoding Hermansky-Pudlak syndrome 4 protein, which translates to MAEFKDSRRCHYFFVYDGSKVRGEGDPTRDGICYFYPEETALEVQELLCGQLAGASRCVSELSSSPVRRLRLRSLRFAIHMKDDFFWALGYSMDVPIVSVCQLLDQLINLFCFYNGAIRQSYQIHSRDILAARWARYLHHLQARSSELHHIIFSSLRTLDSTNVDPLLLLKAALILQACQRCPLVLAGCIIFRGRVVSTQFSPDLTMKVMVHESETHDEALCSDGGGAAGLPLSAVSSVSVFLTSSELQCLKAYPVDPQHRFGCSTPNKESVPAKTRLSRTLSDTPFYDSDSAHSPPASRKVSLGLYSSASHSPTFSPVPSQSAVSAVDSPQQSLKPVFPNGHVQCEDETEARDESNCHSLDSSAEGCSQTHTEGNGSVTDLSEDDITASGPALDLGADEAGVEGDGSPRGHRLEARDGCSSVSEQAKENPLIPMKLYLHQVQALVLVLLVEPSFFNDTVSMEEVYHSSLASLNGLEAHLRTAGPGAPGSHGPYVFAHFDCVQSVLTSNLSAGAGGVQERSFVRAVSLLHSHFCNTESLQEAIVRNAGVAVYGTRSVAQQTFFMHDGGSIRNSGIPNHQDSAFSLPSKARHRLLKHGLNLL; encoded by the exons GTGTCATTATTTCTTTGTCTACGATGGGTCCAAGGTCAGGGGAGAGGGCGACCCCACTAGAGATGGAATCTGCTACTTCTACCCCGAAGAG ACTGCTTTGGAGGTACAGGAGCTGCTGTGTGGCCAGCTGGCGGGCGCGAGCCGCTGTGTGTCTGAGCTCTCCTCCTCGCCCGTACGCCGCCTCAGACTGCGCAGCCTTAGGTTTGCCATCCATATGAAAGATGACTTCTTCTGG GCTCTGGGCTACTCCATGGACGTTCCCATCGTCAGTGTTTGTCAACTCCTGGATCAACTCATCAACCTCTTCTGTTTCTACAATGGTGCCATCCGTCAGAGCTACCAG ATTCACAGTCGGGACATTCTTGCTGCTCGGTGGGCGCGGTACCTTCACCACCTGCAGGCCAGATCATCAGAGCTTCATCACATCATCTTCAGCAGCTTGAGGACACTCGACTCGACTAAC GTTGACCCGCTGCTGCTGCTAAAAGCTGCGCTCATTCTGCAGGCCTGTCAGCGCTGCCCTCTAGTGTTAGCAGGCTGCATTATTTTCCGTGGAAG AGTCGTCAGCACTCAGTTTTCCCCGGATCTCACGATGAAGGTGATGGTTCATGAAAGTGAAACGCACGACGAG GCGCTGTGTTCTGATGGAGGCGGTGCCGCCGGCCTACCGCTCAGTGCTGTCAGCTCCGTCTCTGTCTTCCTGACCTCCTCTGAGCTTCAGTGCCTGAAGGCGTATCCCGTCGACCCACAGCACAG GTTTGGTTGTTCTACACCAAACAAAGAAAGTGTTCCAGCAAAAACTCGCCTGTCAAGAACACTGTCTGACACACCCTTCTATGATTCAGACTCCGCCCACTCTCCTCCGGCCAGCAGGAAGGTGTCTCTTGGCTTGTACTCCTCGGCATCACACAGCCCGACGTTTAGTCCAGTTCCATCACAGAGTGCAGTTAGTGCCGTAGACTCGCCGCAGCAGTCTCTCAAACCTGTGTTCCCAAATGGACATGTGCAGTGTGAAGACGAGACAGAAGCTCGGGATGAGTCTAACTGTCACAGTTTGGACAGCAGCGCTGAAGGATGCAGTCAGACGCACACTGAAGGAAACGGCTCTGTCACTGATCTCAGTGAAGATGACATCACGGCAAGCGGGCCGGCGCTGGACCTCGGAGCCGATGAGGCTGGAGTGGAAGGTGATGGGTCCCCACGAGGCCACCGGCTGGAGGCCAGGGATGGTTGTTCCAGCGTTTCGGAGCAGGCTAAAGAAAATCCTCTGATCCCCATGAAGCTGTACCTGCACCAGGTTCAGGCTTTGGTTCTGGTCCTGCTGGTGGAGCCGTCCTTCTTCAATGATACTGTGTCCATGGAGGAAGTG TATCACAGCAGCCTGGCGTCACTGAACGGACTCGAGGCCCATCTGAGAACCGCCGGTCCCGGGGCCCCGGGCTCTCACGGCCCCTACGTCTTTGCCCATTTTGACTGCGTTCAGAGCGTGCTGACAT CCAACCTGTCTGCTGGAGCCGGGGGAGTCCAGGAGCGCTCCTTTGTGAGGGCCGTGTCTCTCCTCCACTCGCATTTCTGTAACACAGAGTCTCTGCAGGAGGCTATTGTCAG GAACGCCGGTGTGGCTGTGTACGGGACCCGCAGCGTGGCCCAGCAGACCTTCTTCATGCACGACGGGGGCTCCATCAGGAACTCTGGGATCCCGAACCACCAGGACAGCGCGTTCTCTCTGCCCAGCAAGGCTCGCCACAGACTACTAAAACACGGCCTGAACCTGCTCTGA